One Choloepus didactylus isolate mChoDid1 chromosome 8, mChoDid1.pri, whole genome shotgun sequence DNA window includes the following coding sequences:
- the HOXC13 gene encoding homeobox protein Hox-C13: MTTSLLLHPRWPESLMYVYEDSAAESGGGGGGGGGAGGAGGGCSGASPGKAQSMDGLGSSCPASHCRDLLPHPVLGRPPAPLGAPQSAVYTDIPAPEAARQCAPPPAPPTSSSATLGYGYPFGGSYYGCRLSHNVNLQQKPCAYHPGDKYPEPSGALPGDDLSSRAKEFAFYPSFASSYQAMPGYLDVSVVPGISGHPEPRHDALIPVEGYQHWALSNGWDSQVYCSKEQSQSAHLWKSPFPDVVPLQPEVSSYRRGRKKRVPYTKVQLKELEKEYAASKFITKEKRRRISATTNLSERQVTIWFQNRRVKEKKVVSKSKAPHLHST, from the exons ATGACGACTTCGCTGCTCCTGCATCCGCGCTGGCCAGAGAGCCTTATGTACGTCTATGAGGACAGCGCGGCGgagagcggcggcggcggcgggggagGCGGCGGCGCTGGCGGAGCGGGGGGCGGCTGCAGCGGAGCGAGCCCCGGCAAAGCCCAAAGCATGGACGGGCTGGGCAGCAGCTGCCCTGCCAGCCACTGCCGCGACCTGCTTCCGCACCCCGTGCTGGGACGCCCGCCGGCTCCCCTGGGCGCTCCTCAGAGCGCCGTCTACACGGACATCCCAGCCCCCGAGGCGGCGCGCCAGTGCGCCCCGCCGCCGGCGCCCCCCACCTCTTCCAGCGCCACCCTGGGCTACGGCTACCCATTCGGGGGCAGCTACTACGGCTGCCGCCTGTCGCACAACGTGAACCTGCAGCAGAAGCCTTGCGCCTACCACCCGGGCGATAAGTATCCGGAGCCGTCGGGCGCCCTGCCCGGTGACGACCTATCCTCCAGGGCCAAGGAGTTCGCCTTCTACCCCAGCTTCGCCAGCTCTTACCAGGCGATGCCCGGCTACCTGGACGTGTCGGTGGTGCCCGGGATCAGCGGGCACCCGGAGCCGCGTCACGACGCGCTCATCCCCGTCGAAGGCTACCAGCACTGGGCTCTCTCCAACGGCTGGGACAGTCAGGTGTACTGCTCCAAGGAGCAGTCGCAGTCCGCCCACCTCTGGAAGTCTCCCTTCCCAG ATGTGGTTCCCCTACAGCCCGAAGTGAGCAGCTACCGGCGCGGGCGCAAGAAACGTGTGCCCTACACCAAGGTGCAGCTGAAGGAGCTAGAGAAAGAGTACGCGGCCAGCAAATTCATCACCAAAGAGAAGCGCCGGCGCATCTCCGCCACCACGAACCTCTCGGAGCGCCAGGTCACCATCTGGTTCCAGAACCGCCGGGTCAAAGAGAAAAAGGTGGTCAGCAAATCGAAAGCGCCTCACCTCCACTCCACTTGA